Proteins found in one Macrobrachium nipponense isolate FS-2020 chromosome 4, ASM1510439v2, whole genome shotgun sequence genomic segment:
- the LOC135211673 gene encoding uncharacterized protein LOC135211673, whose translation MRVASACFLMMITVTACYCGETTSQAIDDATDWSPSELWDHRNPLTVRVQRRTCMRCSSHASSLQGQNLFRRFSPRRKTPFSGPNEYSAPSSLQDNEINGVGVIPHVRDLSRQQNSDDVAVLTLDDYNGQQTLVYKLAPGAIFGGVRRNEGVGISSSDMFEKLDRNRIYGTVLNSNKNIIVKHRGNVYLGIPYRLPSHGRNRFRLKGKIDPLSNPLTKWKIQYLYPKPPLSSMDNPYLPSKTERYIRSRTSQRIKLDSALEAQRPTGSGSLLYPLAKAVQIGRAKTRGAWLSFLLLHYLGFLPHVPGIPKHKDPLDVMTSIKNTL comes from the coding sequence ATGCGTGTTGCCTCTGCGTGCTTCCTAATGATGATTACAGTGACTGCGTGTTACTGTGGTGAGACCACATCTCAGGCCATTGATGATGCCACCGACTGGTCTCCGTCAGAACTCTGGGATCATCGAAATCCTTTAACAGTCAGGGTTCAAAGAAGAACTTGCATGCGCTGTTCCAGTCACGCTTCTTCTCTTCAAGGACAGAACCTCTTCAGAAGGTTTTCGCCACGCCGTAAAACGCCCTTCTCTGGCCCAAATGAATATTCAGCACCTTCCTCTCTCCAAGATAACGAGATCAATGGGGTTGGTGTTATTCCGCACGTCAGGGATTTATCTCGTCAGCAGAATTCTGATGATGTCGCCGTGCTTACTCTTGACGATTATAACGGGCAACAGACCCTCGTATATAAACTTGCCCCAGGTGCCATTTTTGGAGGTGTACGACGGAACGAGGGCGTGGGCATTAGTAGCAGCGATATGTTCGAAAAATTAGATAGAAACAGAATATATGGAACTGTACtcaacagtaataaaaatattatagtgAAGCACAGAGGAAACGTGTATTTAGGCATTCCATACCGACTTCCTTCTCACGGAAGAAATAGATTTCGTCTGAAAGGTAAAATCGATCCATTGTCAAATCCACTTACTAAATGGAAGATCCAATATTTGTATCCAAAACCGCCATTATCATCCATGGACAACCCTTACTTACCATCAAAAACCGAACGTTATATAAGGTCAAGAACGTCGCAGAGGATAAAACTTGATTCGGCCCTTGAAGCTCAACGCCCAACAGGAAGCGGCAGTTTGCTGTATCCTTTAGCGAAAGCGGTACAAATAGGGAGGGCAAAAACTAGAGGAGCTTGGTTATCTTTTCTGCTCCTCCATTACCTCGGATTCCTTCCACATGTGCCAGGGATTCCCAAGCACAAAGATCCCCTAGATGTTATGACGAGTATTAAAAACACTCTGTAA